The Methanocaldococcus jannaschii DSM 2661 genome has a segment encoding these proteins:
- the mmp3 gene encoding methyl-coenzyme M reductase-associated protein Mmp3 — protein sequence MAKVIVNGKEKVGETLREVIKDEYYNEGANIVIIKGVKREAEKIPKKFLIKTTKGNITIAITENNETAKFFINNYKDFVKKLRWVSGMDVAFGSTTIDLEISTEPKEFKKWDVVLSISGLDKDEGHIVFIKKKTEGVYGLKDPKIGIVVGGKWVIDRLEVGDKIIDIEPIREEKEAVDYLVTTDLDLKLEDGWRIFTYFTAEFDGTPSAVEHCLALMEDGIFEITENTNTYVADCRLQTLKIEEGNLIDRERGFITVRNYGVGEGKVYIYRESRSSSLSHTVVGRVKEGIELIDFSDSGVLSVKXVPERLCAIGLTIEEAEEMFKKYNIEVEKEGDLENAIVVEQEPEYTLDVLKEKKVKIRGLDKNKIIVIELFEDKAPITAWYFRKTTGLTTKRVGKLHVYFKHKDIVMFKGNPEYAKGLLPENIPTDKVEPCSIGVTNMVSRYKGMIGVRLGESDKFGPTGESFEKTNIVGGIVENAEYLKNVKTGDDVYVLLKK from the coding sequence ATGGCTAAGGTAATTGTAAATGGAAAGGAAAAGGTTGGAGAAACTTTAAGAGAGGTTATAAAGGATGAATACTATAATGAGGGAGCGAATATCGTAATAATAAAAGGAGTTAAAAGAGAAGCTGAAAAAATACCAAAGAAGTTTTTAATTAAAACAACTAAGGGGAATATAACAATAGCAATAACTGAAAATAATGAGACAGCAAAATTCTTTATAAATAATTATAAAGACTTTGTAAAGAAGCTCAGATGGGTTAGTGGAATGGATGTAGCATTTGGTTCAACGACAATTGACTTAGAAATCTCAACAGAACCAAAAGAGTTTAAAAAATGGGATGTTGTTTTGAGTATATCTGGTTTAGATAAAGATGAGGGGCATATTGTATTCATAAAGAAAAAAACTGAGGGAGTTTATGGATTAAAAGACCCAAAGATTGGTATTGTTGTTGGAGGTAAGTGGGTTATTGATAGATTGGAGGTTGGAGATAAAATTATTGACATAGAGCCAATTAGAGAGGAGAAAGAGGCAGTTGATTACTTAGTAACAACTGATTTAGATTTAAAATTAGAAGATGGCTGGAGAATCTTTACTTATTTCACAGCTGAGTTTGATGGAACTCCTTCAGCAGTAGAGCATTGTTTAGCTTTAATGGAGGATGGAATATTTGAGATAACTGAAAACACAAATACTTACGTTGCTGATTGCAGACTGCAGACATTAAAAATTGAGGAAGGAAATTTAATTGATAGGGAGAGAGGATTTATAACTGTCAGAAACTATGGAGTTGGAGAAGGTAAAGTTTATATCTACAGAGAAAGTAGGAGTTCATCTTTATCTCACACAGTTGTTGGAAGGGTTAAGGAAGGAATAGAGCTTATTGACTTTTCTGATTCTGGAGTTTTGTCTGTAAAANCAGTTCCTGAGAGGTTGTGTGCTATTGGTCTAACTATAGAGGAAGCTGAAGAGATGTTTAAAAAATACAATATAGAAGTTGAGAAAGAGGGAGATTTAGAAAATGCAATTGTTGTTGAACAGGAGCCAGAATATACCTTAGATGTATTAAAGGAAAAGAAAGTTAAAATTAGAGGATTGGATAAGAACAAAATAATCGTTATAGAGTTGTTTGAAGATAAAGCTCCAATTACAGCATGGTATTTCAGAAAAACTACTGGATTAACAACAAAGAGAGTTGGAAAGCTTCATGTATATTTCAAACATAAGGATATTGTAATGTTTAAAGGGAATCCTGAGTATGCTAAAGGCTTGTTGCCTGAAAACATCCCAACGGATAAAGTTGAACCCTGCTCTATTGGAGTAACAAACATGGTTAGTAGGTATAAGGGAATGATTGGGGTTAGATTGGGAGAGAGTGATAAATTCGGTCCTACTGGAGAAAGCTTTGAAAAAACAAATATTGTTGGAGGAATAGTTGAAAATGCAGAGTATTTAAAAAATGTAAAAACTGGAGATGATGTTTATGTATTGCTAAAAAAGTAA
- a CDS encoding heavy metal-binding domain-containing protein: MITTTTPYIEGKKIIKYLGFVHGVASVYVTVKYYEDVKDAYERALRESEDTALIRMVDNAKKLGANAIIGINSNYAMVGEKGDMIMVGIYGTAVVVEEDG, from the coding sequence ATGATAACTACCACAACTCCTTATATTGAAGGAAAAAAGATAATCAAATATTTGGGCTTTGTGCATGGGGTTGCATCAGTTTATGTTACTGTTAAGTATTATGAAGATGTTAAAGATGCGTATGAAAGGGCATTAAGGGAGTCGGAGGATACTGCCCTAATTAGAATGGTAGATAATGCAAAGAAATTAGGAGCTAATGCAATTATTGGGATTAACTCAAATTATGCAATGGTTGGAGAAAAAGGAGACATGATAATGGTTGGCATCTATGGAACTGCGGTTGTTGTTGAAGAAGATGGATAA
- a CDS encoding DUF6612 family protein, whose protein sequence is MRWAIFLVLLTITFSGCLNKEISKEEIIKKIDEINTFSYNAKVFINLSVSNPAINKVNMKMDIDGYSDGKLSKGIIHVYYTVRYFNGRNETIPFYVNEEGTFIKLEGKWQKITNNDLSNHTWNILAYIKDLIEKNDIKIEEENNHYIIRLKDENAEKQLNPFFYRGIKIPGINLKISEEEVVIILDKYGTPIKVIKKGKLYGTSSKGNLDGVIVIETEIKDINKDFDFSIPEDLSIYN, encoded by the coding sequence ATGAGGTGGGCAATATTTTTGGTTTTATTAACTATAACATTCAGCGGTTGTTTAAATAAAGAGATAAGTAAGGAAGAGATAATTAAAAAGATTGATGAAATTAACACATTTTCTTATAACGCAAAAGTGTTTATAAACCTTAGTGTTTCAAATCCAGCAATAAATAAGGTTAATATGAAAATGGATATTGACGGATACAGTGATGGAAAGTTATCAAAAGGGATTATACATGTTTATTATACAGTTAGATACTTTAATGGTAGGAATGAGACAATTCCTTTTTATGTAAATGAGGAAGGAACGTTTATAAAATTAGAGGGAAAATGGCAGAAAATAACAAATAATGATTTAAGCAATCACACGTGGAATATATTAGCTTATATAAAAGACTTAATTGAAAAAAATGACATAAAAATTGAGGAAGAAAACAATCATTATATTATAAGGTTAAAGGATGAAAATGCTGAAAAACAATTAAATCCTTTCTTCTACAGAGGGATAAAAATCCCAGGAATAAATCTAAAAATCTCTGAAGAGGAAGTAGTTATTATATTAGATAAGTATGGAACTCCAATAAAAGTTATTAAAAAAGGAAAATTGTATGGAACTTCAAGTAAAGGAAACTTAGATGGAGTTATAGTTATAGAAACGGAGATTAAAGATATCAACAAAGATTTTGACTTCTCAATACCAGAAGATTTAAGTATATATAACTAA
- a CDS encoding tryptophan--tRNA ligase, which translates to MELTPWETPAVIDYKKTMEQFGVKPIVDVLGDLKEEHHFFRRNIILGHRDFERIVDAIKNNKEFAVVSGMMPSGKMHFGHKMVVDLLKFYQKYTDNINIPIADLEAYWARNMSFETTKELALNEYITNYIALGLDPEKINVYLQSKYQKVKDLALILSKRTNWSEMKAIYGFKGETNIGHVFAPIVQVADILHPQLDENLSPEPKPVVVPVGIDQDPHIRLTRDIANRAKEFKFIPPSSTYHRFMTGLLGGKMSSSKPETAIFLTDDEKTVKKKIFSAKTGGRETLEEHKKYGGVPEECVVYELFLYHLILDDKELAEIYQKCRSGELTCGKCKKMAYERVVEFLKDLKEKREQAKEIAVKILEGKY; encoded by the coding sequence ATGGAATTAACACCATGGGAAACTCCAGCAGTTATTGATTACAAAAAGACGATGGAGCAGTTTGGAGTTAAGCCAATAGTTGATGTTTTAGGAGATTTGAAAGAGGAACATCATTTCTTCAGGAGGAATATTATATTGGGGCATAGGGATTTTGAGAGAATAGTTGATGCAATAAAAAATAACAAAGAGTTTGCAGTTGTTAGTGGAATGATGCCTTCTGGTAAAATGCATTTTGGGCATAAAATGGTGGTAGATTTATTAAAGTTTTATCAAAAATACACTGACAATATAAACATCCCAATAGCTGATTTAGAGGCATATTGGGCAAGAAACATGAGCTTTGAAACAACAAAAGAACTTGCTTTAAATGAGTATATAACCAACTACATAGCTCTTGGCTTAGACCCAGAAAAAATTAATGTGTATTTACAATCAAAATATCAAAAGGTTAAAGATTTGGCTTTAATTTTATCTAAAAGAACAAATTGGAGTGAGATGAAGGCAATTTATGGATTTAAAGGAGAAACAAACATTGGACACGTCTTTGCCCCAATAGTTCAAGTTGCTGATATTTTACATCCTCAACTTGATGAGAACTTAAGTCCAGAACCAAAACCCGTTGTTGTTCCAGTAGGAATTGACCAAGACCCGCATATAAGATTAACAAGAGATATTGCAAATAGAGCTAAGGAGTTTAAGTTTATTCCTCCATCTTCAACCTATCACAGATTTATGACTGGATTGTTAGGAGGAAAAATGAGTTCTTCAAAGCCAGAGACAGCAATATTTTTGACTGATGATGAAAAAACTGTTAAAAAGAAAATATTCTCAGCAAAAACTGGGGGAAGAGAGACTTTAGAAGAGCATAAGAAGTATGGGGGAGTTCCAGAGGAATGTGTTGTTTATGAGTTGTTTTTATATCACTTAATCTTAGATGATAAGGAATTAGCTGAAATATATCAAAAATGTAGAAGTGGAGAACTAACTTGTGGTAAATGCAAAAAAATGGCTTATGAAAGAGTTGTAGAGTTTTTAAAAGATTTGAAGGAGAAGAGAGAGCAAGCAAAGGAAATTGCTGTAAAAATCTTGGAAGGAAAGTATTAA